Proteins from a genomic interval of Deltaproteobacteria bacterium:
- a CDS encoding glutaredoxin family protein, with the protein MAAAAPVVLYTRTGCPWCDRKRAELVARGVPFREIDVAARPEVIPELLKLTGGRRLVPVVVEGARIEVAPDGGSRF; encoded by the coding sequence ATGGCTGCCGCCGCGCCGGTCGTCCTCTACACCCGGACGGGCTGTCCCTGGTGCGACCGCAAGCGCGCCGAGCTCGTCGCACGGGGCGTCCCGTTTCGCGAGATCGACGTCGCGGCGCGGCCCGAGGTGATCCCGGAGCTGCTGAAGCTCACGGGCGGGCGCCGCCTGGTGCCGGTGGTCGTGGAGGGCGCGCGCATCGAGGTGGCGCCGGACGGAGGCTCCCGGTTCTAG
- a CDS encoding type II toxin-antitoxin system VapC family toxin codes for MRGVETASLAVVDASVAVKWVVDEPGSDTAAAFLARPIRWIAPRLMLVEAAATLRRKVVQRELRVTGAAASLRALLDAAHDGVIQLVADEQLVDTALLLALELSHKLPDCVYLALAEHEGCSLCTADRPLARLARSRRVAVLGVGAAEA; via the coding sequence GCGAGCCTCGCCGTCGTTGACGCGTCCGTGGCCGTCAAGTGGGTGGTCGACGAGCCCGGAAGCGACACGGCCGCCGCGTTCCTTGCGCGGCCGATCCGGTGGATCGCGCCCCGCCTGATGCTGGTCGAGGCCGCGGCGACGCTGCGTCGGAAGGTCGTGCAACGGGAGCTCCGCGTGACGGGCGCGGCGGCGAGCCTGCGGGCTCTCCTGGACGCCGCCCACGACGGAGTGATCCAGCTGGTCGCGGACGAGCAGCTGGTCGACACGGCGCTCCTCCTCGCGCTCGAGCTGAGTCACAAGCTGCCGGACTGCGTCTACCTCGCGCTGGCCGAGCACGAAGGTTGCTCGCTCTGCACTGCCGACCGACCGCTTGCGCGCCTCGCGCGTTCCCGGCGCGTGGCCGTCCTCGGCGTAGGCGCCGCGGAAGCCTGA